A region from the Bubalus kerabau isolate K-KA32 ecotype Philippines breed swamp buffalo chromosome 23, PCC_UOA_SB_1v2, whole genome shotgun sequence genome encodes:
- the PVRIG gene encoding transmembrane protein PVRIG translates to MDRPRALGLLWALLTLCLTAGTPEVWLQVQREATEASFTIRCGFLGSGSISLVTVSYGGPDGAGGTTLAVLHPTLGTKNWKAACRARWETSTSISLTLERAPTAAGGSSPNTTFCCKFTSFPEGSQEACGNLSLSTDQELPAPSPASVLRADLAGILGVSGVLLSGCVYLLYLLRRQRHWSIMKLQPPRHSSPQTDGRASAAGQASLTSFHVPYATAATATATTSNYFSPATLHPVPQPQPLPGWVPPLTHAPRRPQSPGPWAPPPASARSSFVSVENRLYAQAEKRPLHARADRIPLPDSLGRKAALGPSGVR, encoded by the exons ATGGACAGGCCCCGGGCCCTGGGCCTGCTCTGGGCGCTGCTGACTCTCTGCCTCACTGCTG GGACTCCGGAGGTGTGGCTGCAGGTTCAGAGGGAGGCCACCGAGGCCTCCTTCACCATCCGCTGTGGATTCCTGGGCTCGGGCTCCATCTCCCTGGTGACTGTGAGCTATGGGGGCCCCGACGGTGCTGGGGGGACCACGCTGGCTGTGCTGCACCCCACCCTCGGCACCAAGAACTGGAAAGCTGCCTGCCGGGCCCGCTGGGAAACCAGTACCAGCATCTCCCTCACCTTGGAAAGGGCTCCCACCGCAGCGGGGGGCTCCAGTCCCAACACCACCTTCTGCTGCAAGTTCACGTCCTTCCCTGAGGGCTCCCAGGAGGCCTGTGGGAACCTGTCCCTCAGCACAGACCAAG AGCTCCCTGCTCCCAGTCCAGCCTCCGTGCTGCGGGCCGACCTGGCCGGGATCCTGGGGGTCTCGGGGGTCCTCCTCTCTGGCTGCGTCTACCTTCTCTACCTCCTGCGTCGGCAGAGGCACTG GTCCATCATGAAGCTTCAGCCGCCGAGACATAGCAGTCCCCAGACAGACGGGAGAGCCAGT GCAGCCGGCCAAGCCTCCCTGACCTCCTTCCACGTCCCCTACGCCACCGCCGCCACCGCCACCGCCACGACCTCCAACTACTTCAGCCCGGCAACCCTGCACCCGgtcccccaaccccagccacTGCCTGGGTGGGTGCCGCCCCTCACCCACGCCCCGCGCCGACCCCAGAGCCCCGGCCCCTGGGCGCCCCCGCCGGCCTCCGCACGCAGCAGTTTCGTCTCGGTGGAGAACCGACTCTACGCTCAGGCGGAAAAGCGGCCGCTCCACGCCCGCGCCGACCGCATCCCGCTCCCGGACAGTCTGGGGCGCAAAGCCGCTTTGGGGCCTTCAGGAGTGCGATGA